One window from the genome of Anaerococcus sp. Marseille-Q7828 encodes:
- a CDS encoding pyruvate, water dikinase regulatory protein: protein MELFVYIISDTDGVGITQLSRNAMEKFNVTYKENLYVNIHDEISLKNILEEVGKDRGLKIIFNSLNNPGHNRTLKEFCKDYSILSIDFTSYSLNKISNYLGIHPTNKDYLEDDKIYHSSKRIDAIDFAIKYDDGKDFRGLEYCDICIVGVSRSSKTPLSVYLASIGYKVSNVPLVLNSKVPKELFEIDSSKIFGLTMDYDRLAQIRKARLNVMHLSKSSTYSDEEYIKKELAYAEEIMRDLDCKIIDVTNQSIEETSDYIISNIEKVIN from the coding sequence ATGGAATTATTTGTTTACATTATTTCCGATACAGATGGAGTAGGTATTACTCAACTATCCAGAAATGCTATGGAAAAATTTAATGTTACTTATAAAGAAAACTTATATGTAAATATCCATGATGAAATAAGTCTTAAAAATATACTCGAAGAAGTTGGCAAAGATCGAGGTCTAAAGATTATTTTTAATTCTCTAAACAACCCAGGCCATAACAGAACCCTAAAAGAATTTTGCAAGGACTATTCTATCTTATCAATTGACTTCACATCCTACTCGCTAAATAAAATTAGCAATTATCTAGGAATCCACCCTACTAATAAGGATTATTTAGAAGATGATAAGATTTACCATAGTTCAAAGAGAATTGATGCTATTGATTTTGCTATCAAATATGACGATGGCAAGGATTTTAGGGGGCTAGAATATTGTGATATTTGTATAGTTGGAGTTTCAAGATCATCCAAAACCCCACTTTCAGTATATCTTGCTAGTATAGGCTACAAAGTTTCTAATGTTCCACTTGTCCTAAATTCTAAGGTTCCAAAAGAACTCTTTGAGATTGATTCTAGTAAAATCTTTGGTTTAACCATGGATTATGATAGATTAGCTCAAATTAGAAAAGCTAGGCTAAATGTAATGCATTTATCCAAAAGCTCAACTTATAGTGACGAAGAATATATCAAAAAAGAACTAGCCTATGCTGAAGAAATAATGAGAGATTTGGATTGTAAAATCATAGATGTAACTAATCAATCAATAGAAGAAACATCCGATTATATCATCAGTAATATTGAAAAAGTTATTAATTGA